One window of Camelina sativa cultivar DH55 chromosome 4, Cs, whole genome shotgun sequence genomic DNA carries:
- the LOC104781389 gene encoding chalcone--flavonone isomerase-like, translating into MYKKRETKQKRVTPRAYTSNTRNRNYCYLPFSGQQYSEKVTENCVAIWKSLGIYTECEAKAVEKFSEIFKEETFPPGASILFALSPHGSLTVAFSKDDSIPETGKAVIENKLLAEAVLESIIGKNCVSPGTRLSVAERLAQLMKENKVEEEEN; encoded by the exons AtgtataaaaagagagagacaaaacaaaagcgAGTAACTCCACGTGCTTACACATCCAACACTCGTAATCGCAACTATTGCTACCTACCCTTCTCTGGACAGCAATACTCGGAGAAAGTAACGGAGAATTGTGTGGCTATATGGAAATCTCTAGGGATTTATACGGAGTGTGAAGCCAAAGCTGTGGAGAAGTTCTCGGAGATTTTCAAGGAAGAAACCTTCCCTCCGGGTGCATCAATCCTCTTTGCTCTCTCCCCACACGGCTCTCTTACG GTTGCGTTTTCTAAGGATGATAGTATTCCTGAAACCGGGAAAGCTGTGATCGAGAACAAATTGTTGGCGGAGGCTGTTCTGGAGTCCATCATCGGAAAGAACTGTGTTTCTCCAGGGACCAGGTTGAGTGTTGCCGAGAGATTAGCTCAGCTGATGAAGGAGAACAAGGTCGAAGAGGAAGAGAACTGA